In Deinococcus seoulensis, a single window of DNA contains:
- a CDS encoding E3 binding domain-containing protein, with translation MERIAPLAKILAEANGIDWQKLNGTGSGGMIVEQDILNYLSRVMSGEEDPPSTPVDPTPAGWTGEEIPSADMLNKAGMNADMLSRAGVDTDITAFVEQARTASPQVPATPAASTLEDEDLEFELDDEDTASGDTVSGNTGSAPAPTFGAPSFTTPAAPAPEVPTPAMPEVPVPAAPEVPAPAAPEVPTPTFAAPTTPAPSFTAPSFSAPSFTAPAPAAPEPVVPAPVMPEPVTPEPVMPAPVMEAPAPMVETPQAPEVAAPAAATGLAAGLGSLLSRLYQKPAPEAPAPQVHTPEVPTPEMPAPEMATPEMAAPQVAAPAVHVPDVQVPAVQMPDVQVPEVQAPVEAAPSSVPAFHFDPTPATTTPDITAAPDITAAPEVSAPEISAPEVSAPEVLDAPSEPTPEPAPEQPGEQVAAVPAMPGWTDGRQADDHAWTEPTQDDAPADETPAEAAAAAEEAPATDSTTDSTTESTVEEITEAPADEVAAEEAPADDAPAEAAPVEPESAAPESADEPAGEVEEEVAAPVAAELTPAADAQDTDAGDTDAGTVEAAPETAPEEGTPEEPEVTPEATEAAPVEEVQPEPEAAVLVAPVAVADSNSTQVLHTQGEGRQANAVWFGAYLRRDADVAALHDLQGQVSAALEQELPLGLLVARAAQRHADTLGLGSVAVQGESHAHAVGTGSLRDALAQLDAAHDGTPDLLIVDAGAHGLDDLHYPHTLTLSVGRMQNGRAPLSLNGDVDAARAAKFLAQVAGTLEQPILLVL, from the coding sequence ATGGAACGGATTGCTCCGCTCGCCAAAATTCTGGCAGAAGCGAACGGGATTGACTGGCAGAAACTCAACGGGACCGGGAGCGGCGGGATGATCGTCGAACAGGACATCCTGAATTACCTCTCGCGCGTCATGAGCGGCGAGGAAGATCCGCCCAGCACGCCCGTGGACCCCACCCCCGCCGGCTGGACCGGCGAGGAGATCCCCAGCGCCGACATGCTGAACAAGGCCGGCATGAACGCCGACATGCTCAGCCGCGCGGGCGTGGACACCGACATCACCGCGTTCGTCGAGCAGGCCCGCACCGCCTCACCGCAGGTGCCCGCCACTCCGGCTGCCAGCACCCTCGAAGACGAGGACCTGGAATTCGAACTGGACGACGAGGACACGGCAAGCGGCGACACGGTGAGCGGGAACACCGGCAGCGCGCCCGCCCCGACCTTCGGCGCGCCCAGCTTCACGACCCCCGCCGCGCCCGCCCCGGAAGTGCCGACCCCGGCCATGCCGGAAGTGCCCGTCCCGGCTGCGCCGGAAGTGCCAGCCCCGGCTGCGCCGGAAGTGCCGACCCCGACCTTCGCTGCGCCGACCACCCCGGCCCCCAGCTTCACCGCGCCGAGCTTCAGCGCACCGAGCTTCACTGCGCCGGCACCCGCCGCACCCGAACCGGTCGTCCCGGCACCCGTGATGCCCGAACCGGTCACGCCTGAGCCGGTCATGCCCGCTCCCGTCATGGAGGCGCCCGCACCGATGGTGGAGACGCCGCAGGCACCCGAGGTCGCCGCCCCGGCCGCCGCGACCGGACTGGCCGCCGGGCTGGGCAGCCTGCTGTCCCGCCTGTACCAGAAACCCGCTCCGGAAGCGCCCGCACCCCAGGTCCACACGCCTGAAGTGCCCACTCCCGAGATGCCCGCACCCGAGATGGCTACTCCCGAGATGGCCGCGCCTCAGGTGGCTGCGCCCGCCGTTCACGTTCCGGACGTGCAGGTGCCAGCAGTGCAGATGCCGGACGTGCAGGTGCCGGAGGTGCAGGCGCCCGTCGAGGCCGCTCCCAGCAGCGTGCCTGCCTTCCACTTCGACCCGACGCCCGCCACGACCACGCCGGATATCACCGCCGCGCCCGACATCACCGCCGCGCCGGAAGTCAGCGCCCCCGAAATCAGTGCCCCTGAAGTCAGTGCGCCGGAAGTTCTGGACGCGCCCAGCGAACCCACGCCCGAACCGGCACCTGAACAGCCGGGCGAGCAGGTGGCGGCAGTGCCCGCCATGCCGGGCTGGACGGATGGCCGTCAGGCCGACGATCACGCCTGGACGGAACCGACCCAGGACGACGCGCCCGCCGACGAGACGCCAGCCGAGGCGGCAGCCGCCGCAGAGGAGGCCCCCGCCACCGACAGCACCACCGACAGCACCACCGAAAGCACCGTCGAGGAGATCACGGAAGCTCCCGCCGACGAAGTGGCTGCCGAGGAAGCACCTGCTGACGACGCGCCTGCCGAGGCCGCTCCGGTCGAACCTGAGTCCGCCGCACCTGAGTCCGCCGACGAGCCCGCCGGAGAGGTCGAAGAGGAGGTTGCCGCGCCCGTGGCAGCCGAACTGACGCCCGCCGCGGACGCGCAGGACACGGATGCCGGGGACACGGATGCCGGGACCGTCGAGGCCGCCCCGGAGACCGCTCCGGAGGAAGGCACGCCGGAGGAACCCGAGGTCACGCCAGAGGCGACGGAGGCCGCGCCGGTCGAGGAAGTTCAGCCCGAGCCGGAGGCGGCGGTGCTGGTCGCGCCGGTTGCGGTGGCCGACTCGAACTCCACGCAGGTGCTGCACACGCAGGGCGAGGGCCGCCAGGCGAACGCCGTGTGGTTCGGCGCGTACCTGCGCCGCGACGCGGACGTGGCGGCGCTGCACGACCTGCAGGGACAGGTCAGCGCCGCGCTGGAGCAGGAGCTTCCGCTGGGCCTGCTGGTCGCCCGCGCCGCGCAGCGTCACGCGGACACCCTGGGCCTGGGCAGCGTGGCGGTGCAGGGCGAGAGTCACGCGCACGCGGTCGGGACCGGCAGCCTGCGTGACGCGCTGGCGCAACTGGACGCCGCGCATGACGGCACCCCGGACCTGCTGATCGTGGACGCGGGCGCGCACGGTCTGGATGACCTGCACTACCCGCACACCCTGACCCTCAGCGTGGGCCGCATGCAGAACGGCCGCGCGCCCCTGAGTCTGAACGGTGACGTGGACGCCGCCCGCGCCGCGAAGTTCCTGGCGCAGGTGGCCGGGACGCTGGAACAGCCCATCCTGCTGGTGCTGTAA
- a CDS encoding glycine betaine ABC transporter substrate-binding protein, giving the protein MTRTLLLPALLLGAALSSAASAKSIVVGSKLDPEAQILGQMIVLTLKNAGLDVTDRTNLGDTGVNRKAILAGEIDVYPEYTGNAVYLFPKAKITAKQAGNTGTIYGLARQLDSKNGITWLKPAQLNNTWVIAVPEALARSAKLGTVTDLARYVNGGGKLKLAGSPEFFNRPDTMPAFEEVYGFKLKADQKLILAGATPPQTQQAAANGTNGVNAAMAYGTDGTLAALKMVALKDPKGAQAVYQPAPIIRTETLKAYPQISTLLNKTFATLSQATMQGLNAKVALEGRTAQAVAQEYLKSKGLIK; this is encoded by the coding sequence ATGACCCGCACCCTTCTGCTTCCGGCCCTGCTTCTGGGGGCCGCCCTGTCCAGCGCCGCGTCCGCCAAGTCCATCGTGGTGGGCAGCAAACTCGATCCCGAGGCGCAGATCCTGGGGCAGATGATCGTCCTGACCCTCAAGAACGCGGGCCTGGACGTGACCGACCGCACGAACCTGGGGGATACCGGCGTGAACCGCAAGGCGATCCTGGCGGGCGAGATCGACGTGTACCCCGAGTACACCGGGAACGCCGTGTACCTGTTCCCGAAGGCGAAGATCACGGCCAAGCAGGCGGGGAACACCGGCACCATCTACGGGCTGGCGCGTCAGCTGGACAGCAAGAACGGCATCACGTGGCTCAAGCCCGCGCAGCTGAACAACACCTGGGTGATCGCGGTTCCCGAGGCGCTCGCCAGAAGCGCGAAGCTGGGCACGGTCACGGACCTCGCCCGGTACGTGAACGGCGGCGGCAAGCTGAAACTGGCGGGCAGCCCCGAGTTCTTCAATCGTCCCGACACCATGCCCGCCTTTGAAGAGGTGTACGGCTTCAAGCTGAAGGCCGACCAGAAGCTGATCCTGGCGGGCGCCACGCCGCCCCAGACGCAGCAGGCCGCCGCGAACGGCACGAATGGCGTGAACGCCGCGATGGCCTACGGCACGGACGGCACGCTGGCCGCCCTGAAGATGGTCGCCCTGAAGGACCCCAAGGGCGCGCAGGCGGTGTACCAGCCCGCCCCGATCATCCGGACCGAGACGCTCAAGGCGTACCCGCAGATCAGCACGCTGCTGAACAAGACCTTCGCCACGCTGTCGCAGGCGACCATGCAGGGCCTGAACGCCAAGGTGGCGCTGGAGGGCCGCACGGCGCAGGCCGTGGCGCAGGAGTACCTGAAGTCCAAGGGCCTGATCAAGTAA
- a CDS encoding DUF5693 family protein produces MTDAPPTRDAPAQGGMTVPPPSRHPWTPALLGLILLSLIPALLLAVGRVNYERNEKTAALVMDYPAVASQARRFGLEPQALLDRYQKLGVNSVAIYEDVIGNLVQRGEVYLRSGADLKADFPGAAVNPQNVYLRSLKPGVAEGLPARFTIPTRQVQVGGFTWTEWPTDPTFLPTGPNTALISELKAKGYMIVYRPYADDALREPGADWPDVPFIAFNGEEVIGARTPELLEKINERMGKRIPALIEATPQRGLDTLIATHGAARAFSVNPAWQNRLDPITLASKYNLAARERSMRLLYLRPYPTINETEDLLTRTTELLGKSGVKIAEPVITPFTENTTLRLLSLIGPVAALLLLGLSFPLIRLGLLVAAASGALALGLNRFDPYAGGALIAAVTFPALGMVLRRARVTDWFIATGLSLCGVLFVSALGANRDSVLGLEPFRGVGLTLALPLLLVALSFLPRQDLRKTARDIYAAPIKLGDIVVMAAALAVFALVFLRRGNATGASVSDTEARIRQDLQDSLVRPRFKEMAGHPLGLIGLSGALPGYFGAMLILGGVVGQSSILNTFSHFHTPLLISATRCFLGLGIGLIAGLIGIWVIRAALRLWHTYGTRPVNA; encoded by the coding sequence GTGACCGATGCTCCCCCCACCCGCGACGCGCCTGCCCAGGGCGGCATGACCGTTCCGCCGCCGTCCCGTCACCCCTGGACTCCGGCGCTGCTGGGCCTGATCCTGCTGTCCCTGATTCCGGCGCTGCTGCTGGCCGTGGGCCGCGTGAACTACGAACGCAATGAGAAGACGGCCGCGCTGGTCATGGATTACCCGGCCGTGGCCTCGCAGGCGCGGCGCTTCGGTCTGGAACCGCAGGCGCTGCTGGACCGCTACCAGAAACTCGGCGTGAACAGCGTCGCCATCTACGAGGACGTGATCGGGAACCTCGTGCAGCGCGGCGAGGTGTACCTGCGCAGCGGCGCGGACCTGAAAGCCGACTTTCCCGGCGCGGCCGTGAACCCGCAGAACGTGTACCTGCGGTCCCTGAAGCCCGGCGTGGCCGAGGGCCTGCCCGCCCGCTTCACCATTCCGACCCGGCAGGTTCAGGTCGGCGGGTTCACCTGGACCGAGTGGCCCACCGACCCCACCTTCCTGCCGACCGGCCCGAACACCGCCCTGATCAGCGAACTGAAGGCCAAGGGGTACATGATCGTGTACCGCCCCTACGCCGACGACGCCCTGCGCGAACCCGGCGCGGACTGGCCGGACGTGCCGTTCATCGCCTTCAACGGCGAGGAAGTCATCGGGGCGCGCACGCCGGAACTGCTGGAGAAGATCAACGAACGCATGGGCAAGCGCATTCCCGCGCTGATCGAGGCGACCCCGCAGCGCGGCCTGGACACCCTGATCGCCACGCACGGCGCCGCCCGCGCGTTCAGCGTGAACCCCGCGTGGCAGAACCGCCTGGACCCCATCACGCTGGCCAGCAAGTACAACCTCGCCGCGCGTGAACGCTCCATGCGCCTGCTGTACCTGCGGCCCTACCCGACCATCAACGAGACCGAAGACCTGCTGACCCGCACCACCGAACTGCTGGGCAAGTCCGGCGTGAAGATCGCCGAACCGGTCATCACGCCCTTCACCGAGAACACGACGCTGCGCCTCCTGAGCCTGATCGGGCCGGTCGCGGCGCTGCTGCTGCTGGGCCTGAGCTTCCCGCTGATCCGCCTGGGCCTGCTGGTCGCCGCCGCGAGCGGCGCGCTGGCCCTGGGCCTGAACCGCTTCGACCCCTACGCCGGGGGCGCCCTGATCGCCGCCGTGACCTTCCCCGCGCTGGGCATGGTGCTGCGCCGCGCCCGCGTGACCGACTGGTTCATCGCGACCGGCCTGAGCCTGTGCGGCGTGCTGTTCGTCTCGGCGCTCGGCGCGAACCGTGACAGCGTGCTGGGCCTCGAACCGTTCCGGGGCGTGGGCCTGACGCTGGCGCTGCCGCTGCTGCTGGTCGCCCTGAGCTTCCTGCCCCGCCAGGACCTGCGCAAGACCGCGCGGGACATCTACGCTGCGCCCATCAAGCTGGGTGACATCGTCGTGATGGCCGCGGCGCTGGCCGTGTTCGCACTCGTGTTCCTGCGGCGCGGGAATGCCACCGGCGCCAGCGTCAGCGACACCGAGGCCCGCATCCGCCAGGACCTGCAGGACAGCCTCGTGCGCCCGCGCTTCAAGGAGATGGCCGGGCACCCGCTGGGCCTCATCGGCCTGAGCGGCGCGCTGCCCGGTTACTTCGGCGCGATGCTGATCCTGGGCGGCGTGGTCGGCCAGTCCAGCATCCTGAACACCTTCTCGCACTTCCACACGCCGCTGCTGATCAGCGCCACCCGCTGCTTCCTGGGCCTGGGCATCGGCTTGATCGCCGGTCTGATCGGCATCTGGGTCATCCGCGCGGCCCTGCGCCTGTGGCACACCTACGGCACGCGCCCGGTGAACGCATGA
- the udk gene encoding uridine kinase encodes MIGVAGGSGSGKTTVTRRVMETVGREGVAVLNQDNYYRNQDDIPFEARLKTNYDHPAAFDWALLGQHVDALLSGVPIDMPEYDFTNHTRSAQTTKVLPGPVVVLEGFFALYDEALRARMHLKVFVDADADVRFIRRLLRDTQERGRTPESVIEQYLEYVRPMHLSFVEPTKRYADVIIPHGGMNEPALDMLAARIRTTI; translated from the coding sequence ATGATCGGCGTGGCCGGCGGGTCCGGCAGCGGCAAGACGACCGTGACCCGCCGCGTCATGGAAACCGTGGGCCGTGAGGGCGTGGCCGTCCTGAACCAGGACAACTACTACCGCAACCAGGACGACATTCCCTTCGAGGCGCGCCTGAAAACCAATTACGACCACCCGGCCGCGTTCGACTGGGCGCTGCTGGGCCAGCACGTGGACGCCCTGCTGTCCGGCGTGCCGATCGACATGCCCGAGTACGACTTCACGAACCACACCCGCTCGGCGCAGACCACCAAGGTCCTGCCCGGCCCGGTCGTGGTCCTGGAGGGATTCTTCGCGCTGTACGACGAGGCCCTGCGCGCCCGCATGCACCTGAAGGTGTTCGTGGACGCCGACGCCGACGTGCGCTTCATCCGCCGCCTGCTGCGCGACACGCAGGAACGCGGCCGCACGCCCGAGAGCGTGATCGAGCAGTACCTGGAGTACGTGCGCCCCATGCACCTGAGTTTCGTGGAGCCCACCAAACGCTACGCGGACGTGATCATCCCGCACGGCGGCATGAACGAACCGGCGCTGGACATGCTGGCCGCCCGCATCCGCACCACCATCTGA
- a CDS encoding Glu/Leu/Phe/Val dehydrogenase family protein: MLILEEMQSRGHEALTLLHHAPSGLRAALAIHSTVLGPAIAGVRLREQDEELAVRGALALSESLTLKAALAGLNYGGGACVLMMPESGVEDPHAREALFRALGRQVRPMESRVVLTEDIGVSPADIAFVAQETGSTLGMHTDTSSVTGYGVYRGMKAAARHALGSESMRGVRVAIMGVGAVGRALAGHLHREGARLTVADDRPERAQALAEELSGVTVVGCHELLDTPCDILAPCGYGHTIRSQDVPRLQCRLIAGGEHHPLTRRGEEAVKEAGIVYMPDFAINSAGLISAATGLDMNQSAERIYQTVNRITAAAEQYGKAPHVVARRMAERRIDLIGSLGACSTGSLGGGSLGGGRRA; encoded by the coding sequence ATGCTAATACTTGAGGAGATGCAGTCACGCGGGCACGAAGCCCTGACGTTATTGCACCACGCTCCCAGTGGCCTGCGCGCCGCACTGGCGATTCACTCGACGGTGCTGGGGCCCGCCATTGCCGGCGTGAGATTACGAGAACAGGATGAAGAACTGGCGGTGCGGGGCGCGCTGGCGCTCTCGGAGAGCCTGACCCTGAAGGCCGCGCTGGCCGGACTGAACTACGGCGGCGGCGCGTGCGTCCTGATGATGCCGGAAAGCGGTGTGGAAGACCCGCACGCCAGGGAGGCGCTGTTCCGCGCGCTGGGACGGCAGGTGCGGCCCATGGAGTCCCGCGTGGTCCTGACCGAGGACATCGGGGTCAGTCCGGCCGACATTGCCTTCGTGGCGCAGGAAACCGGGTCCACGCTCGGCATGCACACCGACACCAGTTCCGTGACCGGGTACGGCGTGTACCGCGGCATGAAGGCCGCCGCCCGGCACGCCCTGGGTTCCGAGAGCATGCGTGGCGTGCGCGTGGCGATCATGGGCGTGGGCGCCGTGGGGCGCGCGCTGGCCGGGCACCTGCACCGCGAGGGCGCGCGCCTGACCGTCGCGGACGACCGCCCGGAACGCGCGCAGGCGCTGGCCGAGGAACTCAGCGGCGTGACGGTCGTCGGGTGCCACGAACTGCTGGACACGCCCTGCGACATCCTGGCGCCCTGCGGGTACGGGCACACCATCCGCAGTCAGGACGTGCCGCGCCTGCAGTGCCGCCTGATCGCCGGGGGCGAGCATCACCCCCTGACCCGCCGGGGTGAGGAGGCCGTCAAGGAGGCCGGAATCGTGTACATGCCAGACTTCGCCATCAACTCAGCGGGCCTGATCTCGGCCGCCACGGGCCTCGACATGAACCAGTCCGCCGAGCGCATCTACCAGACCGTCAACCGCATCACGGCCGCCGCCGAGCAGTACGGCAAGGCGCCGCACGTCGTGGCGCGCCGCATGGCCGAGCGCCGCATCGACCTGATCGGCAGCCTGGGCGCCTGCTCGACCGGGAGTCTGGGCGGCGGGAGTCTGGGCGGCGGGAGGCGCGCGTGA
- a CDS encoding Lrp/AsnC ligand binding domain-containing protein, translating to MVTAIVMVQAERQRVQETAEALAGVPSVREVYSVTGEWDIVAILKLARYEDLDDVVTGHLRKVEGIARTQTMLAFRTYNEALLDQGFGVGLDEGQQR from the coding sequence ATGGTAACGGCGATCGTGATGGTGCAGGCAGAGCGGCAGCGGGTGCAGGAGACGGCCGAGGCGCTGGCGGGGGTGCCCAGCGTGCGTGAGGTGTACTCCGTGACGGGCGAGTGGGACATCGTGGCGATCCTGAAACTGGCCCGCTACGAGGACCTGGACGACGTGGTGACCGGGCACCTGCGCAAGGTCGAGGGGATTGCGCGTACGCAGACGATGCTGGCGTTCCGCACGTACAACGAGGCGCTGCTGGATCAGGGGTTCGGGGTGGGGCTGGACGAGGGGCAGCAGCGCTGA
- a CDS encoding ABC transporter permease has protein sequence MSGGGRGGVGAAGRPAPSAASRPGGARGDVQAVLVLAALPVLAGAWLPWVLLRPNRLAPGEYLRLPPAWAAALLVLAFLPLLAARWRPALTWVPATLVLLLAVWLLGTRTGAALVGQAEFARASAASGAWLTLLGAGVAVYGARLCTRAAGGPAWTGLLWVAGLAALVLTGTLSSWSVLVEGRSEGPRWVQELLQHLRLVGTALGLAVLIGAPLAVWASGRERVAGAVLGLANAVQTVPSLALLGLLIAPLSALANAFPALREAGVSGIGVAPALSAMTLYALLPVLRNGVVALRGVPPGAVDAARGMGMTASQRFWRVQLPLALPVWLSGVRQAAVLLVGVAAVAALIGAGGLGTYIFKGLQSAATDLILLGAVPAALLAVAVDAALRGLETLLGRRLGRAA, from the coding sequence ATGAGCGGCGGCGGTCGTGGGGGGGTGGGCGCCGCAGGGCGGCCCGCCCCCTCTGCTGCCAGCCGCCCAGGTGGCGCGCGGGGTGACGTGCAGGCGGTGCTGGTGCTGGCGGCCCTGCCGGTCCTGGCGGGCGCGTGGTTGCCGTGGGTGCTGCTGCGCCCCAACCGTCTGGCTCCGGGCGAGTACCTGCGCCTGCCACCAGCCTGGGCGGCGGCGCTGCTGGTGCTGGCATTCCTGCCGCTGCTGGCGGCCCGCTGGCGCCCGGCGCTGACCTGGGTGCCGGCCACGCTGGTGCTGCTGCTGGCCGTGTGGTTGCTGGGCACCCGCACGGGCGCGGCGCTGGTGGGGCAGGCGGAGTTCGCGCGGGCGAGTGCCGCCAGCGGCGCGTGGCTGACCCTGCTGGGTGCGGGCGTGGCCGTGTACGGCGCGCGGCTGTGTACGCGGGCGGCGGGCGGTCCCGCCTGGACCGGGCTGCTGTGGGTGGCAGGGCTGGCGGCGCTGGTCCTGACCGGCACGCTGTCGAGCTGGTCGGTGCTGGTCGAGGGCCGCAGCGAGGGGCCGCGCTGGGTGCAGGAACTCCTGCAACACCTGCGGCTGGTCGGCACGGCGCTGGGGCTGGCGGTGCTGATCGGGGCGCCGCTGGCCGTGTGGGCGTCCGGGCGTGAGCGGGTGGCCGGGGCGGTGCTGGGACTGGCGAACGCCGTGCAGACGGTGCCCAGTCTGGCGCTGCTGGGCCTGCTGATCGCGCCGCTGTCGGCCCTGGCGAATGCCTTCCCGGCGCTGCGTGAGGCGGGGGTCAGTGGGATCGGGGTCGCTCCGGCCCTGAGTGCCATGACGCTGTACGCGCTGCTGCCGGTGCTGCGTAACGGCGTGGTGGCGTTGCGGGGCGTGCCGCCGGGCGCGGTGGACGCGGCGCGCGGCATGGGCATGACCGCCTCGCAGCGCTTCTGGCGGGTGCAGTTGCCGCTGGCGCTGCCGGTGTGGCTCAGCGGGGTGCGGCAGGCGGCGGTGCTGCTGGTGGGCGTGGCGGCCGTGGCGGCGCTGATCGGGGCGGGCGGGCTGGGCACGTACATCTTCAAGGGCCTTCAGAGCGCCGCGACCGACCTGATCCTGCTGGGCGCCGTTCCGGCGGCGCTGCTGGCCGTCGCGGTCGACGCGGCCCTACGCGGCCTGGAAACACTGCTGGGAAGGCGCCTAGGGAGGGCCGCATGA
- the ahbA gene encoding siroheme decarboxylase subunit alpha translates to MTAPAAAPKPAPTPREQLLNRIQRDIPITRRPYAVIAQDVGLTEAEALSILREVKAEGVLRQVSAIFDTRTLGYQSSLVAAVHDEDQLDAGAEIVNAHPGVSHNYKRNHDFNLWYTIAVPPESDLEAHVQKLHELSGARLTRLMPTLHLFKIGVEFDMTGKEDWNAKAKPQYTSEQRNIGYAVTDLDRAFVTEFQKDLPVTEEPYADACAALGLSIEEVAAHAEKMKAAGALRRVSAVFRHQKAGFTFNAMGVWAVPQDSVAEVGRQMAEFKAVSHCYLRPTYPEWPYTIFTMVHGRSKEEAFGKISAIEQEVAQGVDHAILYSTKEYKKVRLEFYKPEFYDWAKEHLGTEA, encoded by the coding sequence ATGACCGCACCCGCCGCCGCGCCCAAGCCTGCCCCCACGCCACGCGAGCAGCTCCTGAACCGCATTCAACGCGACATCCCCATCACCCGGCGCCCCTACGCCGTCATCGCGCAGGACGTCGGCCTGACCGAAGCCGAAGCCCTGAGCATCCTGCGTGAAGTGAAGGCCGAGGGCGTGCTGCGGCAGGTCAGCGCCATCTTCGACACCCGCACCCTGGGCTACCAGAGCAGCCTCGTGGCCGCCGTGCACGACGAGGACCAGCTCGACGCCGGGGCCGAGATCGTGAACGCCCACCCCGGCGTCAGCCACAACTACAAACGCAACCACGACTTCAACCTCTGGTACACCATCGCCGTGCCGCCCGAGAGTGACCTTGAGGCGCACGTGCAGAAACTCCACGAACTCAGCGGCGCGCGCCTGACCCGCCTGATGCCCACCCTGCACCTGTTCAAGATCGGCGTGGAATTCGACATGACCGGCAAGGAAGACTGGAACGCCAAGGCCAAACCCCAGTACACCAGCGAGCAACGCAACATTGGCTACGCGGTCACGGACCTCGACCGGGCGTTCGTCACGGAATTCCAGAAGGATCTGCCCGTCACCGAGGAACCCTACGCCGACGCCTGCGCCGCGCTGGGCCTGAGCATCGAGGAAGTCGCCGCGCACGCCGAGAAGATGAAAGCCGCCGGAGCGCTGCGCCGCGTGTCCGCCGTGTTCCGGCACCAGAAAGCCGGATTCACCTTCAACGCCATGGGCGTCTGGGCCGTCCCGCAGGACAGCGTGGCCGAGGTCGGCCGCCAGATGGCCGAATTCAAGGCCGTCTCGCACTGCTACCTGCGCCCCACCTACCCCGAATGGCCCTACACCATCTTCACCATGGTCCACGGCCGCAGCAAGGAAGAAGCCTTCGGCAAGATCAGCGCCATCGAACAGGAAGTCGCGCAGGGCGTCGACCACGCCATCCTGTACTCCACCAAGGAATACAAGAAAGTACGCCTGGAATTCTACAAACCGGAATTTTACGACTGGGCCAAAGAACACCTGGGCACCGAGGCGTAA